A part of Dama dama isolate Ldn47 chromosome Y, ASM3311817v1, whole genome shotgun sequence genomic DNA contains:
- the LOC133053512 gene encoding testis-specific Y-encoded protein 3-like — protein MQAPGGVPSEEATLYWVEAVEEGATLEEGEISGIGQEVQLLVLDVMEEVELVVYEEQEQVSSEEQCQEHPRPGAPSDQPALEALATLQLELEPVNKKAQRVHARLKHKNCQRRMLNLEHRSAITQGIRGFWIKVFTNHPKMSCLMTKQDQDMLHFMTNLKVEELQHPTHHCMITLSFQRNTYFQKELIVKKYLINVTGKRYQVSCSTPIQWHQGFERKAYSRRNHKSSVNFFNWLSDHSFTGSDQIAEVIIKDLWPNPLQY, from the exons ATGCAGGCCCCAGGTGGTGTGCCAAGCGAGGAGGCCACCCTCTACTGGgtggaggcagtggaggaaggtgctaccctggaggagggagagatatCGGGAATCGGGCAGGAAGTCCAGCTGCTGGTGTTAGACGTCATGGAGGAGGTGGAGCTGGTGGTGTACGAGGAGCAGGAGCAGGTGTCCTCGGAGGAGCAGTGCCAGGAACATCCAAGGCCCGGAGCTCCGAGTGACCAGCCTGCACTGGAGGCGCTGGCGACCCTGCAGCTGGAGCTGGAGCCTGTGAATAAGAAAGCCCAAAGGGTGCACGCTCGCCTGAAACATAAGAACTGTCAGAGGCGGATGCTGAATCTAGAACACAGAAGTGCCATCACCCAGGGAATCCGTGGTTTCTGGATTAAAGTT TTTACGAACCACCCCAAAATGTCATGTCTGATGACCAAACAAGACCAAGACATGCTTCACTTCATGACCAACTTGAAA GTGGAGGAACTCCAGCATCCCACTCATCACTGCATGATCACATTGTCCTTTCAGAGGAATACGTATTTCCAAAAAGAATTAATTGTTAAGAAGTATCTCATTAACGTCACTGGTAAGAG ATACCAAGTATCCTGTTCCACTCCAATTCAGTGGCACCAGGGGTTTGAACGTAAGGCATACAGCCGCAGGAACCACAAGAGCAGCGTTAACTTCTTCAACTGGCTCTCTGACCACAGCTTCACAGGATCTGACCAAATTGCTGAG GTCATCATAAAGGATCTGTGGCCCAATCCTTTGCAGTACTAG